The genomic stretch CATCGAAAACTTCATTGTCCAGACGGGCGACCCTCTCACCTCCGACGAAGGTGCGCGCGACCGCTGGGGCACCGGCGGCGAGTCGAAGACCGTCCCAGCCGAAATCAAACGCACCCACCGCAAAGGTGCTGTGGCCATGGGCCGCCGCAGTGACAAGGTGAACCCCGGCCGCAAATCCAACGGTTACCAGTTCTACTTCTCCCTGGGCAACTACGGCTCCATGGATGGCAAGTACACCGTTTTCGGCCAGGTGGTCTCCGGCATCGAAACCCTCGAAAAAATCTCCAACATGCCCGTGGACGGCAATGACTGCCCCATCGCCCGCATCGAGATCAAGTCCATCAAGGTCATCGACCATAAAGGACCGCTCTACGCCACCCAGCAGGACACGGGCGACTCCCGCAAGTACTCCAAACCCGCCGCCGCCAAAGGCTTCTTCGAGCGGTTTATCGAGCGCGTCTGGTAAACGAAAGTGGGTCTTACTGCCGCCCGTCCCCTTTCCGGGAGAGTGGCCCCTCGCATGAACTTTCCCGAACAAGCACGCCGCGTCATCCGCCTCGAAATTGAGGAGCTGGAGCGGCTGCACCAGCGCATCGGCGAGGCCTTTACCCAGGCCATCCACCTCCTGCACGACTGCCTTACTGCACGCGGCAAGATCATCGTCTGCGGGGTCGGCAAAAGTGGCAATATCGGGCGCAAACTCGCCGCCACCCTGAACAGCACCGGGGCTACCACGGTGTGCCTAGATGTGGGTGATGCCTTGCATGGCGACCTGGGCGTCATTGATCCCGGCGATCTCGCCATCCTCCTCAGCTACAGCGGGGAGACCAGCGAGCTCATTGACCTGCTGCCGCACCTCAAACGCCAGGGACTGCCCCTCATCGGCATCACGGGTGTGGCCACTTCCACCCTCGCCCGCCAGGCCGATTGTGTACTGGATGTCGCTGTCACGCAGGAGGCCTGCCCACTGAATCTTGCTCCCACCGCCAGCACCACCACCATGCTCGTTCTGTGCGATGCGCTCGCCATGGTTTTGTTGGAGGCGCGCGGCTTTCGCCAGGAGGACTTTGCTCTCCTGCATCCCGGGGGTTCCCTCGGTCGTGCCCTCCTAACCCGCGTCTCCGATGTCATGCGTCAGGGCGACCAACTGGCGCTCATCACGCCGGAGACCACTGTTCAAGAGGCCCTGCATGCGATGACGCGCGCGCGCGCCGGTGCCGCCATCGTGCAGCACGGGGATGGCAGCCTCGCGGGTGTCTTCACCCATGGCGACTTCGTCCGCGCCTTCCAGACGGACCACGCCATCGCCGCCCACCCTGTCTCCCGTTACATGACGCCGCGCCCGGTGAGCATCCAGGCCGACAAACTGGCCGCCGAGGTCCTTTCCACCCTGCAGACTGCGAGGGTGGACGACATCGTGGTCATTGATGCCGCAGGCCGCCCTGTCGGCCTCGTGGACACCCAGGACCTCACCCGACTGCGCCTCGTCTGACCCAACCCTTTAAAGATCCACCTAACCATTAACAAAACAACAGAAGCCTAACCAAATCTCTAACATGACCGACACAGACGCCACTTCAATCGAAACCGAAGGCGAAGACACGCCTATCGAGCGCAACTTCGGCCCTCAGCCCCTTGACGCCATGCTGACCGAAAGTGGACTCGACAACCACGCCATCGTCGAGGCGAGCACCGCCCCCATCACGCACAAGGCGGTGCAGCGCGCTCGCAAAGGCCGCCGCCTCACCACCCGCATGCAGATGCGCATCGCCACGGCCCTGAACAAAGCCCTCACGATCAAAGGTAACCCGCCCGAGCGCGAACTGACCCGCAAAGACCTGTTTAACTACTGAGCTTAGTTCTCCCGCCCTGGCTGTGCCCATTCTTCCTGTCATCTCTTATCTGGCGCTGCTGCTGCTCCTGGCACTCATCTCCGCCACAGAGACCGCCATCCACATGGCGAGGGATCTCGATACGCAGGCCGGCATGGCACGCGCGGGCGTGGCACGGAAGTTGCGAAGGATTACTGCGAATCCTTTCGCCCAGTTGCACCGCACCCTGTTACTTTCCGCCACGCTCAACCTCGCCCTTGCGGCGCTGGGTTTGCATCTGGTATCAGGCCCCATGCGCACCCTGGGATGGAACCCTTGGCTTGCAGCCTCCCTGCTCTTTGTGGGCACCGTCCTGATCGGCGATGTGGTGCCGAAGTTTCTCGCGGCCCGTTCTCCCTCCGCCGTCCTGCTGGGCAGCCTGCGCCTGCTGAATCCGCTGCGCAGCATCCTGGACCCCATCTCAACAATGGCCGACCGCAGCACCGAGGCCCTCATCCGCCGATTCATCCCAAAGAAGGTGAAGCCCCGGCTGCCCATCACCCGGGATGAATTTGAGACCCTGGTGGAAATGCGCGAGGAGCAGGGCCAGATCGACGCCGCTGAGGCCGCGATGATCCGCGAAGCCCTCGAGATCGAAGGACTGACTGTGCGTGACTGCATGGTGCCCCGTGTGGACCTCACGCTGATGAGCGCCTTTGACAAGCCTGAGAAAACCACCTCCACGCTGGAGCAATCGGCCGGCCGTCACGTTGTGGTTTATGGAGAGACACCTGATGTGGTCGAAGGCGTGATCGACACTCTTGCCTGGCGCCTCGCTGGCCGCCCCGCCTGGGCCAACATGCTGCGCCCCGTGCAGTTCGTGCCTGAAACTATGCCCGTTCTGGATGCCCTGCATGAGCACCTGCAGACCAGCGCCCAACCTTTGCTCATTGTGGATGAATACGGCGGCCTGGAAGGCATGGTCAGCCAGGATGAAATCGCCGACTGGCTTCTTTATGAGGCCGCTCCCTGGCAGGGTGAAGGCGCTGAAATCCGCGATTTGGGCAATGGACGTTATCTTTTGGAAGGTGGTACCCGGCTGGATGACGTGACCTCTGCCCTGCACATCATGCTGCCCGACAGCGGGGGACTGGACACCATTGGCGGCCTGGTTTTCAACCTCCTGGGCCACTTGCCTAAAGCCGGTGAGCGGGTCCAGCTTGAAGACGCCGACCTCAAAGTACGCCGCGTTGTGCGGGCCCGCGTGCAGCAGGTGGAACTGCGGCTGAAGAAACCTCTGCTAGAAGATTTCGACAGCAAATGACCTGGGTTTTTCTGCTCATCCTGGCCCTCAGCCTTTCCTTTGCCCTTTCCGGGCTGGAGAGCGCCATTCTCGCCGTCAGCCGTGTGCGGGTGCGCCATGCTGCGGGTGCAGGCGACCGACGGGCGATGCGACTGCTGCCGCTGCTGGAGGATCGAGATGCTCTCCTGGGAGCCATCACGGTCACCAACCACATTACCAATCTCACGGCCTTCCTCATCCTCGCCTGGAAGCTCGTCCGCCTTTCCGGTCCCTGGGGTCACTTCCTCGCCTTCATCGTCGCGCTGCCCATTTTCCTGATCGTCCTTGAGGTGCTGCCCAAGAAACTCTTCCGCCGCTACCCCTTCCGCAGCATCCGCACCCTCACCCCGCTGGTCCTCAGCGTGGGTCTTTTCCGGCCGCTTTTCCGCTCCCTCTCCAGTGCCCCCGCTGCCGCCCAGGACATTCCAGACCAGTCCGCAGGCCGTGATGACCTGCATCACCAGGCCGATCTTTTGAGCCGTCAAAACCAGCTCAGCCCGGCCGCTGCGCGCCTCATCCACAGCGCCCTTCGCTACCGTCAGCTCCGCACCTCGGCCATCATGCGCCCCCTGACACGCAGCATCGCGCTTTCTGGCGATCTGCCACTGGAAACGGCCCTCATCATGGCGCGGGAGAACGCCGCCACCACCCTCCCTGTCATCGGGGACAAGGGCCAGTTCGTCGGTGTGCTTGATCTGGCCACCCTTCCCTCTTACTGCCCGCCGGACCGCCTTGTGCGCCACCACATGCGCACGCTGGATGCCGTCCACGCGAATGACAGTGCACTCCTGACTCTCCAGCGCATGCGCAAACGCGCCCGCACGCTCGTTCTTGTTCTCAACGAGCAGAACGAACCTATCGGCCTCGCCAGTGAGGAGGACCTGCTTCACCGGCTGATGGGGACGCGGGAGCAAGGGGTGTAGGAGAGGAGGTCAGGAGGGTCAAAGGTCAAGGTGCTTCATCATGCAGGCCAAATTGACCACACTTCCCGTTAGACTCATCTTGCGCGACCGAAGCCTCTTTCGTGGTCACGTCCGATTGACCCTAAAAATTGTCCTTTCTCCTGGCCGTGAACTCCCGTTATAACCAACCATCATGCCAACCAAGAAGAAGCTCAACATCGCCGTCGTCGGCCTCGGATTCGGGGCTGAATTCATCCCCATCTGGCAACGCCACCCCAACACGGTCTGCTACGCCATCTGCCAGCGTGACCCGAAGAAACTGCAATCCATCGGTGATGCCTTCGGCGTGGACGTTCGTTACACCGACTTCCGCGAGATGCTGAAGGATCCGGCGATTGATGCCGTCCACATCAACTCGCCTATCCCAGATCACGGCTGGATGTCCATCGAAGCCCTGCAGGCTGGCAAGCACGTCGCCTGTACCGTCCCCATGGCCACCAGCATTGAGGATTGCAAAAAGATCTGCGACCTCGTCAAAAAGACCGGCCTCAGCTACATGATGATGGAGACCGTCGTGTATGCCCGCGAGTTTCTTTACATGAAGGAGCAGTATGAAAAGGGCCGCCTGGGCAAGCTGCAGTTCCTCCAGTCTAGCCACCAGCAGGACATGGACGGCTGGCCAAACTACTGGCCGGGCCTGCCCCCCATGTGGTATGCCACCCACTGCGTGGGCCCCGTGGCTGCGCTGGCCGGAACACCAGCGGAGTACGTGAGCTGCTTTGGCTCCGGCAACATCCGTCCTGAACTGATCAAGGAATACGGCTCTCCGTTTGCCGTCGAGACCGCCCATGTGAAATTCAAGGACAGTGACCTCAGCGCCCGCGTCATCCGCAGTCTCTTTGACACCGCCCGGCAGTATCGTGAGAGCATTGATGTCTATGGTGACAAGGCCTCCATCGAATGGCCGCTGGTCGAACATGAGCCGCTGGTGATGCACACCGCCAAACTGCCCGAGCACAAAATTCCCAAGCTGGTGAAAGCGCCTGACTATGCCAAGCGCCTGCCCAAGGCCATCCGTGACTTCACCACCAAAGGCGTTTACGACCTCGGCAAAAAAACCCACCTCAGCTTTGTTCAGGGCAGCGGGCACGGCGGCAGCCACCCACATCTGGCCCACGAATTCGCCACCGCCCTCACGGAAGGGCGCGATCCATTCCCCAATGCCAAACAATCCGCCAACTGGACCTGTGTGGGCCTTTGCGCCCATGAATCCGCCCTTGCTGGCGGAAAGATTGTGAAGCTGCCTGCCTTCACTCAATAGAGGCCATGCGATGAGGTTTTGAGTGCATGGTTCAGGGTTTGGTGCCCTGGACCTAGCACGCGACATACATCCTGTTATTCCTACTTTGTCGCTCATACCTGATACGCGGGTCACCAAAACCCATCTTTTTGCCACGTGGCCTGTCCCCAGTCCCCGTGCAGCCGTCAGAGTCCGCTCCCGCATCCCGTAAGAACGGGACGATGTGAGCGTATTTTGCTCATGTTCCGCCCCTGTTTGCTGACCTTTGCTGCACTCACCCTGGCCTCCTTGGCGAGTGCGGGCGAGCGCCCGGTCAGTTTCATCCACGATGTCATGCCCCACCTGCAAAAGGCGGGCTGTGCTGCGGGCAACTGCCATGCCAAACCGGAAGGGCAGAACAACTTCAAGCTTTCCGTCTTCGGTTATGACCCCGCCAATGACTACCACGAGATCATGCGGGATGATCGTGGTCGGCGCGTCTTCCTCGCAGCGCCGGAAGAAAGCCTGCTGCTAAAAAAAGCCACCGGCAGCGTGCCGCATGAGGGCGGCGCACGAATCACGAAAGGCAGCCTGCCTTATCAGCTCATCGTCTCCTGGCTGCAGCAGGGGGCACCAGCCAAGCTGGCCGATGAAGCCACCCTCCTCAGCGTGGCTGTAAGCCCACGTGAGGCCCTGTATAAAAAGGGACAGAAACAGCCGCTCAAAGTCACCGCCAGCTACAGCGGCGGCAAGACGCAGGACGTCACCGCGCTGACCGAGTTCCTCTCTCAGGACAAGGAAATCGCCCAGGTGGATGAGCACGGCCAGGTCGAAGTCGGGAGCACCAGCGGTGAAGGTGTCGTCCTCGTCCGCTACATGGGTCATGTGGATGTGGCCCGCATCACTGTTCCGGCGGACAAGCTTCTGCCTAACGCCAAGTATGCCAATCTTCCCGCGAACAATGAGGTGGACCGCCTGGTGTATGCGCGGCATCAGAAGCTGGGGCTGCTGCCTTCGGAAACTTGCACGGACGAGGAATTCCTCCGCCGAGCCTCACTGGATGCAATCGGCCTGCTGCCCACCCCGGAACGTGCCAAGGCCTTCCTGGCCGATGCCCGTCCGGACAAGCGCGAACGCTACATCCAAGAGCTGCTGGAGCACCCGAACTACGCCGACCATTGGGCCGTGAAGTGGGGCGACCTCATCCGCCCGAACCCTTCCCGCGTCGGCGTGAAGCCGGTGTATCTGCTGGATCAGTGGCTGCGTGAAGCCTTCCGCCAGAACCTGCCCTATGACGAGATGGTGAAGCAACTGCTCACGGCTGAAGGCAGCACGCACGAGCATGGCCCGGTGGCGATCTTCCGCGACAAGCGCGAGCCCGTGGACGCCTCCTCCTTCGTGTCGCAGATCTTTCTCGGTGTGCGGCTGGACTGTGCCAAATGCCACCATCATCCCAGCGAAAAATGGACGCAGGAGGACTACTACCAACTCGCCGCTTTCTTTGGCCAGATGGGCCGCAAAGGCCAGGGCATCTCCGCCCCCATCTCCGGCGAGCCTGAGTACTGGTGGTACAGCGGCAAGGGCGAGGTGCAGCACCCCATCACCGAGGCGGGGATGCTACCCAAACCACCCGACGGCCCTGAGATGCCCTACGTGGCCGGGCAGGATCCGCGTGCCCGCCTCACCGATTGGATGGCCAGCAGTGACAATCCTTTCTTTGCCAAGGCCATCGTCAACCGCCTGTGGTCTGAATTCCTCGGTCGTGGGATTGTGGATCCTGTGGATGATTTCCGGGTCTCCAATCCCCCCACGAACCCTGCCTTGCTGGACTGGCTGGCGCAGGATTTCATCGCCCACGGTTACGACCTGAAACACCTCATTCGCACCATCCTGAGTTCGCGCACGTATCAGCTCAGCTCCCAGCCGAACGAGTACAACCTCACGGACACGAAGAACTTCTCCCGCTCCATCAAACGCCGCCTGAGTGCCGAGGTGCTGCTGGATGCGCTGGGAGACCTCACGGGCGTGCGCGAAAGCTTCAGCGGTCTGCCTCCAGGTTCACGCGCAGTGCAGACGTGGAATCACAAGCTGGACAGCACCTTTCTGGATGCCTTTGGCCGCCCGAATGCCAGCATGGAGTGCCCCTGTGAGCGCGAGCGCAAATCCAGCGTGATCCAGGCGCTGCACCTGATGAATTCGAATGATCTGCAGACGAAACTAAGTTCCAAGGAAGGCAAGATCAGCACCCTGGTGAAGAGTGCACTGCCGGAACCGCAGCTCGTGAAGGAGATTTATCTCGCCGCCTACAACCGCCTGCCGCAGGCGGAGGAACTGCAGACGGCGCTGAAGTTTTATACGGCACCTGGCAGCACCCGCCAGACAGCGACTGAAGACCTGGCCTGGGCGCTCATCAACTCCGCTGAATTTGTCTTCAACCATTGAGGAAGCCATTCGTGCACCCTGACAGTTCCGGCCTTGTATTTCCTTTGGCAATCAACGCCGAAGGCCAAGCTTAAGACTGCCCATCCCCCGAAAAGGGGACAGCAGCCCCCTTCCCCAGCTCTGCCGCGCCCGCTGAAATGCGTCGCGTTATGGCTATCCAACCACCTCGATATCAACCTGGGCTGCGTGCCCTAACTTCCTGGGTGCGAAACATCGCTCTCACCGCCACCCTCGCTGCCGGAGCCGCTTTTGCAGCCCCGGCCAATTTCGAAACCGGCGTCCTCACCACACCCGTTCAGAATACAGGAGACCAGTGGAACACGGTCACCTTCGCCCGCACCTTTGCCACTCCGCCCGTGGTGGTCATGGGCCCGGCCACGCAGGCGAACAGCGAGCAGTGCGTCCTCCGGGTACGCAACGTCACCACCACCGGTTTCCAGTACCAGATTGACGAGTGGGACTTCAAAAACGGCTATCACCCGGCTGAGACCGTTCACTTCCTCGCCCTCACGGAAGGCACTCATGTCTTCGGCACCCAGCGCTGGCAGGTTGGCCGCATCAGTGCCGTCAACCGCACCAATGTCGCCTCGACCTTGACTGGCTTCACCGCCGCCCCGGTCGTCCTGGGCCAAGTGGAAACCACCGTCAACTCCGCCGGCGTCACCGGCTTGGGCGTGAAGGCGCTGAAGACCCGCATCAGCGGCGTGACCAGCACCGGTTTCCAGGTGAAGCTGGAGACGCAGGAGCTGGATACGGGCACCCTTTCCAATGAAGGCATCGGTTACATGGCTATCTCCACCGGCACCGGTTACCTAGATGGCAAGGTCCTCAGTGCCGTCCGCACCACTGGCGGTGTCACCAGCACCCTCGCCACCGTCACCTTCCCCGCCGCCCGCACGGCCCCTGTCCTCATTGCACAAACGCAGTCTGCGAATGAAGCGGATGCTGGCGAGCTGAAAATGGCCTCCCTCACCACCACCAGCGTCCAGCTTCGCATCCAGGAGGAAACCTCCGCAGACGCTGAAACGGCGCACATTGCCGAAGACCTCGGCTACGTCGTCCTCGGCGACATGGCGGGCGAACTCGCCGCCAAGGTGGAAGTCGGCGACGTCATCGTCACCCAGGCCAGCGCCACCACCTGGACACCCGTCACCTTCGCCACGAGCTATACGAATCCCGTCGTCGTCACCGGCCCGCTTTCCTACCGCAGCAGTACCTCGATGACCATCCGTGTGCGCAATGTCACCACCACTGGCTTCGAGTTCCAGGTGGACCGCTGGGATCACCACAGCACGCAGAGCCACAACATCGCTGAGAAGCTGAGCTATCTGGTCATGGAATCCGGCACCTATGCCATCGGTGGCACTCTCTGGCAGGCCGGGGCCAAGACGGGTGTCACGCAGACGGGAACATCGCAGGCCCTTGCTTCCGGCTTCCCAGCAGCGCCCGTTCTCTTCTGCCAAGTCACCACCGTAGCGGATGCGCAGGCCGTCCAGTCCCGCGTCAGCGCCGTCACCGCCAGCAGCTTTGCTGTCGAGTTGGATGAATCCGAAATCGATACCACGCCTCATGCAGCAGAGACCGTGCATTGGGTGGCCATGACGCAGGGCAGCAGCAATTTTTTCACCACCCGCATGCGCTTCCAGGCCGGCACGGGGACGAACATTGACAGCTCCTTCCGCACCCGCACCTTCTCCCGGCCACATGCCGATCCCTACCTCTTCGCCTCCATGCAGACGAAGAACGATACTGATCCCGCCACCCTCCGCTGGCGCTATCTTTTTGCGGATCGTGTGGACCTCGTGGCCCAGGAAGACGCCCATCCCGCCCAGTATGGCGAAGGCACCGTGAACAACACCCACAGCGCCGAAACCGTGGCCTTCCTCACCGTGCAAGGCGCTGAAGATCTGGACGAAGATGGCGCACCTGACGCCTGGGAAACCACCGTCGGGCTCGACCCCAACAACGGCGCCGATGGCGGCCTGGACCCAGACAGCGACCTCCTCACCAGCCAGCAGGAATATCATAACCGGTTAGACTTGGTCACCTCCAGCAACCACACCACCTTCACTGGCGGCGTCATCACGGTGAGCACCGTCACCACCAGCGGTTATGAGATCAACGACATCACCGCCAATCCCACCAGCCGCACGAACGCCCGGCTGCGAATCAACCGCAACGGTGGTTTTGCCCCCATGACGGTAAACTTCACCCTGGCTGGCACCGCCACCACCGATGCCAACCGCGCTCCTGCTAGCAGTGCAGACTACACTGCATGGACGGCCTCCACCGGTGGCACCCAGGTTACCAGCAGCATCCCTCTCGCAGCCGATGCCCAAAGCGTGGATATCTATATCCGCCCTGTGGATGACGGTCTCAATGAATACCCGGAGGGCCTGCGTATGACGGCTGTGGCCAATGCCTCACTCTACACCATTGCCTCTCCCACAAATTCCGTCGTTCTGATCAACGATTTGATGGACATCCCGGCGAATGAAAAACTCTTCCTGGGCACCTTCCTCGCGCAGGGCACCGCAGTCACCAGCGCCTCCGGTTTCGCCACGGTGATCCTGAACGGACCTAACAACAAGGCTCGCATCTCCACGGTCTTCAACGGCCTCACCACGCCGCAGGCCGACATTGATGGCAGCCACGTTCACTACAACGGCGGCACCATTGTTTATGGCGACCCAGACGGCCTGCCCAACGGCCCGCTTTCGGACTATCCCTGGACCATCGTTGATTCCGCCGGTTACAAAGCCCAGCAGCTCATTGATGCGCTCTTCCGCAAAACGCCGACCGAGCTCCTCTACGTCAACGTCCACACCACCCGTTACTCCAGTGGTGAAATCAAGGCCGAGCTCACCCGCGTCAATGGCGTCGGTCCCTTCGTCACTCCACCTGCGGCCCCCGGCCTGGAAAACTTCACCACCGATGAACAGGTGCGCCGCGACATCATCCGCTTCCTCACCCAGGCCACCTTTGGTGCCAGCCAGGCCGATGCGGATGCCCTCTATGCCACCATCTCCGGTGACAAGAAACTGGCCACCAACCGCATCGCCGCCTACACCGCCTGGATCAACGACCAGTGGAGCCGCAGCCAGACCACGCTGTATGATTACCACCTCGCTGCAGACAACCAGGAGTTCGCTCTACGCGGTCTCCAGGCAGATCTGCCAGCGGTCGTGGACAATCCAGCCACCACCACAGTGAACGAGACCTATCCCGCCGCACCGCCGCCTAACAACTCGCTCGACTGGACCCGCTGGGGTTCCGTCCCCAGCCCTGCCGGAGCCTGGACCTACCGCCCCATCCCTCCAGGCCTCAACAAGGAGTCCTACGACACAGATCACATCAACCGCCGCCGCGCCTGGTGGACCCTGGCCAACCGCGCCCATGACCAGCTCCGCCAGCGCACCGCCTACGCCCTGGAGCAGATCTTCGTCGTGTCTGACCGCGAAGGCACCGTGCAGTCCCGCACCTATGGTCACAGCCGCTACTATGACATGCTGGGCGACTTCGCTGATGGCCAGCGCCATCTTCAGCCGCCTAACGGCACGTATAGCAGCGCCACAGGAAGCGCCATCACCTTCCGCCACCTACTGGAGGACATCAGCAAGAGCCCCATCATGGGCAAGTATCTGAGCCATCTGAAAAACCAGAAGGCCCAGTTTGATGTCAATGGCGTGCAGACCCTCTCTCCTGATGAAAACTATGCCCGTGAAATCATGCAGCTCTTCTCCATCGGCCTGCTGGAACTGC from Prosthecobacter algae encodes the following:
- a CDS encoding KpsF/GutQ family sugar-phosphate isomerase, whose product is MNFPEQARRVIRLEIEELERLHQRIGEAFTQAIHLLHDCLTARGKIIVCGVGKSGNIGRKLAATLNSTGATTVCLDVGDALHGDLGVIDPGDLAILLSYSGETSELIDLLPHLKRQGLPLIGITGVATSTLARQADCVLDVAVTQEACPLNLAPTASTTTMLVLCDALAMVLLEARGFRQEDFALLHPGGSLGRALLTRVSDVMRQGDQLALITPETTVQEALHAMTRARAGAAIVQHGDGSLAGVFTHGDFVRAFQTDHAIAAHPVSRYMTPRPVSIQADKLAAEVLSTLQTARVDDIVVIDAAGRPVGLVDTQDLTRLRLV
- a CDS encoding CNNM domain-containing protein, with product MPILPVISYLALLLLLALISATETAIHMARDLDTQAGMARAGVARKLRRITANPFAQLHRTLLLSATLNLALAALGLHLVSGPMRTLGWNPWLAASLLFVGTVLIGDVVPKFLAARSPSAVLLGSLRLLNPLRSILDPISTMADRSTEALIRRFIPKKVKPRLPITRDEFETLVEMREEQGQIDAAEAAMIREALEIEGLTVRDCMVPRVDLTLMSAFDKPEKTTSTLEQSAGRHVVVYGETPDVVEGVIDTLAWRLAGRPAWANMLRPVQFVPETMPVLDALHEHLQTSAQPLLIVDEYGGLEGMVSQDEIADWLLYEAAPWQGEGAEIRDLGNGRYLLEGGTRLDDVTSALHIMLPDSGGLDTIGGLVFNLLGHLPKAGERVQLEDADLKVRRVVRARVQQVELRLKKPLLEDFDSK
- a CDS encoding CNNM domain-containing protein, with product MTWVFLLILALSLSFALSGLESAILAVSRVRVRHAAGAGDRRAMRLLPLLEDRDALLGAITVTNHITNLTAFLILAWKLVRLSGPWGHFLAFIVALPIFLIVLEVLPKKLFRRYPFRSIRTLTPLVLSVGLFRPLFRSLSSAPAAAQDIPDQSAGRDDLHHQADLLSRQNQLSPAAARLIHSALRYRQLRTSAIMRPLTRSIALSGDLPLETALIMARENAATTLPVIGDKGQFVGVLDLATLPSYCPPDRLVRHHMRTLDAVHANDSALLTLQRMRKRARTLVLVLNEQNEPIGLASEEDLLHRLMGTREQGV
- a CDS encoding Gfo/Idh/MocA family oxidoreductase; the protein is MPTKKKLNIAVVGLGFGAEFIPIWQRHPNTVCYAICQRDPKKLQSIGDAFGVDVRYTDFREMLKDPAIDAVHINSPIPDHGWMSIEALQAGKHVACTVPMATSIEDCKKICDLVKKTGLSYMMMETVVYAREFLYMKEQYEKGRLGKLQFLQSSHQQDMDGWPNYWPGLPPMWYATHCVGPVAALAGTPAEYVSCFGSGNIRPELIKEYGSPFAVETAHVKFKDSDLSARVIRSLFDTARQYRESIDVYGDKASIEWPLVEHEPLVMHTAKLPEHKIPKLVKAPDYAKRLPKAIRDFTTKGVYDLGKKTHLSFVQGSGHGGSHPHLAHEFATALTEGRDPFPNAKQSANWTCVGLCAHESALAGGKIVKLPAFTQ
- a CDS encoding DUF1549 and DUF1553 domain-containing protein; translated protein: MFRPCLLTFAALTLASLASAGERPVSFIHDVMPHLQKAGCAAGNCHAKPEGQNNFKLSVFGYDPANDYHEIMRDDRGRRVFLAAPEESLLLKKATGSVPHEGGARITKGSLPYQLIVSWLQQGAPAKLADEATLLSVAVSPREALYKKGQKQPLKVTASYSGGKTQDVTALTEFLSQDKEIAQVDEHGQVEVGSTSGEGVVLVRYMGHVDVARITVPADKLLPNAKYANLPANNEVDRLVYARHQKLGLLPSETCTDEEFLRRASLDAIGLLPTPERAKAFLADARPDKRERYIQELLEHPNYADHWAVKWGDLIRPNPSRVGVKPVYLLDQWLREAFRQNLPYDEMVKQLLTAEGSTHEHGPVAIFRDKREPVDASSFVSQIFLGVRLDCAKCHHHPSEKWTQEDYYQLAAFFGQMGRKGQGISAPISGEPEYWWYSGKGEVQHPITEAGMLPKPPDGPEMPYVAGQDPRARLTDWMASSDNPFFAKAIVNRLWSEFLGRGIVDPVDDFRVSNPPTNPALLDWLAQDFIAHGYDLKHLIRTILSSRTYQLSSQPNEYNLTDTKNFSRSIKRRLSAEVLLDALGDLTGVRESFSGLPPGSRAVQTWNHKLDSTFLDAFGRPNASMECPCERERKSSVIQALHLMNSNDLQTKLSSKEGKISTLVKSALPEPQLVKEIYLAAYNRLPQAEELQTALKFYTAPGSTRQTATEDLAWALINSAEFVFNH
- a CDS encoding DUF1800 family protein, whose protein sequence is MAIQPPRYQPGLRALTSWVRNIALTATLAAGAAFAAPANFETGVLTTPVQNTGDQWNTVTFARTFATPPVVVMGPATQANSEQCVLRVRNVTTTGFQYQIDEWDFKNGYHPAETVHFLALTEGTHVFGTQRWQVGRISAVNRTNVASTLTGFTAAPVVLGQVETTVNSAGVTGLGVKALKTRISGVTSTGFQVKLETQELDTGTLSNEGIGYMAISTGTGYLDGKVLSAVRTTGGVTSTLATVTFPAARTAPVLIAQTQSANEADAGELKMASLTTTSVQLRIQEETSADAETAHIAEDLGYVVLGDMAGELAAKVEVGDVIVTQASATTWTPVTFATSYTNPVVVTGPLSYRSSTSMTIRVRNVTTTGFEFQVDRWDHHSTQSHNIAEKLSYLVMESGTYAIGGTLWQAGAKTGVTQTGTSQALASGFPAAPVLFCQVTTVADAQAVQSRVSAVTASSFAVELDESEIDTTPHAAETVHWVAMTQGSSNFFTTRMRFQAGTGTNIDSSFRTRTFSRPHADPYLFASMQTKNDTDPATLRWRYLFADRVDLVAQEDAHPAQYGEGTVNNTHSAETVAFLTVQGAEDLDEDGAPDAWETTVGLDPNNGADGGLDPDSDLLTSQQEYHNRLDLVTSSNHTTFTGGVITVSTVTTSGYEINDITANPTSRTNARLRINRNGGFAPMTVNFTLAGTATTDANRAPASSADYTAWTASTGGTQVTSSIPLAADAQSVDIYIRPVDDGLNEYPEGLRMTAVANASLYTIASPTNSVVLINDLMDIPANEKLFLGTFLAQGTAVTSASGFATVILNGPNNKARISTVFNGLTTPQADIDGSHVHYNGGTIVYGDPDGLPNGPLSDYPWTIVDSAGYKAQQLIDALFRKTPTELLYVNVHTTRYSSGEIKAELTRVNGVGPFVTPPAAPGLENFTTDEQVRRDIIRFLTQATFGASQADADALYATISGDKKLATNRIAAYTAWINDQWSRSQTTLYDYHLAADNQEFALRGLQADLPAVVDNPATTTVNETYPAAPPPNNSLDWTRWGSVPSPAGAWTYRPIPPGLNKESYDTDHINRRRAWWTLANRAHDQLRQRTAYALEQIFVVSDREGTVQSRTYGHSRYYDMLGDFADGQRHLQPPNGTYSSATGSAITFRHLLEDISKSPIMGKYLSHLKNQKAQFDVNGVQTLSPDENYAREIMQLFSIGLLELHPDGTIKLGGNGQPIATYDNDDIKELSKIFTGWSFAYVQNSAANGYVPTLVQNTFLNASEGAEYFHPGYENPMKNFPAYHDEGAKTILGVAHDAYTGTSTDTTARTNYAEADLDKALDTLYNHANTAPFICKRLIQRLVTSNPSRGYVYRVSQVFLNNGSGVKGSLKDVVKAILLDYEARSLTNVDPQVVNSTTSVNVGFGKVKEPLIRYTQILRAFNSKSQINMGDLSSYGYPAGQLANLGTGATSYRYSDTLTDLGQIPNNMPSVFNWYLPDYTPGGRVAAAGLVAPELQIMTENLVVRTVNYHRTIDNGSIIDPAATTASGQSTGTLLGDTTGNLDNVFINLGSLTTDYRLVRETAGQTEISATTYLVDRLDDLLCAGSLKAKYPYVVGGNDPRSIIIDQVAATYVDAPPVTQANAGSRVRTALYLITNSPEFIVQK